The following coding sequences are from one Gigantopelta aegis isolate Gae_Host chromosome 15, Gae_host_genome, whole genome shotgun sequence window:
- the LOC121390571 gene encoding protein mono-ADP-ribosyltransferase PARP11-like, which yields MRVLFVIVQVSDSLMALVTFDSMKALTYVKQQDGEDMPGESVDVQRLSTPSYTTGTDDDNMAELTQWCWYLNTESGTWSPYQPGNLQYTLEMKYLNGQTTYLFEREQHQYEVNFSKMRQTNLRTLKSRAVIRRPVFVSSDHVKRRKKESHPDLLIKKPAPMMTLPDRWALLDCYQTVELVKLSLGNTEEDELVQNLFFSTMDRSQFNIQSLFRIQNPSLWKKYCDTKATMEMTLQQEGMAGPVKEKQLFHGTEDNVTVIRGICHNNVDFRLSGKNGSVYGDGAYFARDAKYSHSYTKGPVRFMFLSRVLVGQYAKGDSSYRRPPSRVGHTLYDSCVNDVKNPSVYVIFDIAQSYPEYLMEYTVVESPDSVAEPDVLVSSQSGLPSYLSSTPGLPPVDASAYPVSPSSGVPSYHPSMPGYPSASVSSYPTTSVPAYPGVSVPSYPTSVATHPSTGVPSYPTSVPAYPLTSVPSYPTPVATHPTGVSSYPPSVATHPTSVPSYPGSSSASGPSYSTTGNVYRVTQHDRPPTHKSPEEKCSLQ from the exons ATGCGAGTTTTATTTGTAATTGTGCAGGTCTCCGACAGTCTGATGGCCCTGGTCACGTTTGACTCAATGAAGGCTCTGACCTACGTAAAGCAGCAGGACGGAGAGGATATGCCGGGAGAGAGTGTCGACGTCCAGCGACTGTCAACACCATCGTATACCACGGGAACCGACGACGACAACATGGCCGAACTCACGCAGTGGTGCTGGTATCTGAACACAGAGAGTGGTACTTGGTCACCCTATCAACCT GGCAATTTACAATACACCCTGGAAATGAAGTACCTGAATGGCCAGACAACCTACTTGTTTGAGCGGGAACAGCACCAGTATGAGGTCAACTTCTCTAAGATGCGACAGACCAACTTGAGAACCTTGAAGTCGAGAGCGGTAATCAGGAGACCGGTATTTGTGTCATCTGACCATGTCAAGAGACGGAAAAAAGA ATCCCATCCAGACCTGCTGATCAAGAAGCCAGCACCTATGATGACTCTTCCCGATCGTTGGGCACTGCTCGACTGTTACCAGACTGTAGAACTTGTGAAGCTGAGCCTCGGGAATACAGAGGAAGACGAACTAGTGCAGAACCTGTTCTTCTCCACCATGGACCGATCTCAGTTTAATATCCAGTCGCTGTTTCGCATTCAGAACCCGTCGCTGTGGAAGAAATACTGCGA CACGAAAGCCACCATGGAGATGACTCTCCAGCAAGAAGGGATGGCCGGTCCTGTCAAAGAGAAGCAGCTGTTTCACGGCACAGAGGACAACGTCACCGTGATCCGGGGAATCTGCCACAACAACGTTGACTTCCGCCTCAGCGGCAAGAACGGCTCAGTCTACGGCGACGGTGCGTACTTTGCGAGAGACGCCAAATACAGCCACAGCTACACCAAAGGTCCCGTTCGGTTCATGTTCCTCTCTAGGGTTCTAGTGGGTCAGTACGCCAAGGGAGACAGTTCATACAGACGTCCTCCGAGCAGAGTGGGCCACACACTGTACGACTCCTGTGTCAACGATGTAAAGAATCCATCAGTCTACGTCATCTTCGACATAGCGCAGAGTTACCCTGAGTATCTTATGGAGTACACTGTGGTAGAGAGTCCGGATTCTGTCGCAGAACCCGATGTCCTGGTTTCTTCTCAGTCTGGTCTTCCATCTTATCTTTCGTCCACGCCAGGCTTGCCTCCAGTTGATGCATCAGCTTATCCAGTCTCCCCATCATCTGGTGTACCGTCGTACCACCCATCCATGCCGGGCTATCCTTCAGCCAGTGTGTCGTCCTACCCAACAACTTCTGTACCAGCTTATCCTGGTGTCAGTGTGCCATCCTACCCAACCTCTGTGGCAACACATCCTTCTACTGGTGTGCCATCCTACCCAACCTCTGTGCCAGCTTATCCTTTGACCAGTGTGCCATCTTACCCAACCCCTGTGGCAACACATCCTACTGGTGTGTCATCTTACCCACCCTCTGTGGCAACACATCCTACTAGTGTGCCATCCTACCCAGGTTCGTCTTCTGCTTCTGGGCCTTCTTACTCGACTACTGGCAATGTGTATCGGGTAACCCAGCATGACAGGCCACCAACACACAAATCACCTGAAGAGAAATGTTCACTTCAGTGA